Proteins from one Gammaproteobacteria bacterium genomic window:
- a CDS encoding phosphatase PAP2 family protein, producing the protein MSFVLSRPGLQVAFATFLVLIYSCPCFSQLLDTNNAIETNSSQSRNKTDWQDWGEVVVGGLFAVGMATRFDENVRSEMQGNDDVRSQPIASIGNQWAEIGGVGVASALVGVGWYSDDKRWLHTGKTMVWSSAVGATAARAGKYAGGRLRPYQSEGSDHWFDGRGESFPSGHTTQAFALSVAYAESVPNPSWQRRTLAYSLAVSTAYARMYDNKHWLSDTVAGAIVGSLSALAVIKYDLAEKGLQVLVSPGAGGEIGVSATKTW; encoded by the coding sequence ATGTCCTTTGTCCTGAGTCGTCCTGGTTTGCAGGTTGCCTTTGCTACCTTCTTGGTATTGATCTATTCCTGCCCCTGTTTTTCCCAATTATTGGATACGAATAATGCGATTGAGACGAATTCGTCGCAAAGTCGCAACAAGACCGATTGGCAAGACTGGGGAGAGGTCGTTGTCGGCGGGCTTTTTGCAGTAGGAATGGCGACCCGGTTTGACGAGAATGTGCGCAGCGAGATGCAGGGGAATGACGACGTGCGTTCCCAGCCCATTGCCAGCATCGGCAACCAGTGGGCTGAAATCGGTGGTGTGGGGGTTGCCTCTGCACTGGTGGGGGTAGGCTGGTACAGCGATGACAAGCGTTGGCTGCACACGGGTAAAACCATGGTCTGGTCATCGGCGGTAGGGGCAACGGCAGCGCGGGCGGGTAAATATGCCGGCGGACGTCTGCGCCCCTATCAGAGTGAGGGTTCGGATCACTGGTTTGATGGTCGGGGTGAATCGTTTCCGTCTGGCCATACGACTCAGGCGTTTGCTTTGTCTGTGGCCTACGCCGAAAGCGTTCCCAACCCCAGTTGGCAACGCCGGACCTTGGCGTACTCGTTAGCGGTGTCGACTGCCTATGCGAGGATGTATGACAACAAGCACTGGCTGTCGGACACGGTCGCAGGGGCCATTGTAGGTTCCCTGTCTGCGTTGGCGGTCATTAAATACGATTTGGCAGAAAAGGGTTTGCAGGTGCTGGTTTCTCCCGGTGCAGGCGGGGAAATTGGAGTAAGCGCCACCAAAACTTGGTAG
- a CDS encoding phosphatase PAP2 family protein has product MSANVVADESSSLDLEYDVSQDTSLVYERPTLTGWMTRAPDNLKAFGRELIDKDNLDELGIIAASTAVLIRYDEDILLASQRLGRKAGLISDTKTGREISYVFKTDVKGIDLPIYYPANTNSALYYIGDGYTQLAISTGMVSYGLWANDVRALSTVSQNVESLFLTGIVVQILKRSTGREAPFVRDGEGGKWRFFPSMDEYNYNTPNYDAFPSGHVATVVASTEVFAANYPEYGLIRPTGYILSGLLAFGMLNNGVHWAGDYPVGIAIGYTSAKIVTSRTIKRKKRIKSENLNSNVPSWHVMPAVLDDSPGVALHYVF; this is encoded by the coding sequence TTGTCGGCAAACGTTGTTGCCGACGAATCCAGTTCCCTGGATTTGGAATACGATGTGTCTCAGGATACGTCGCTGGTGTACGAGCGTCCCACGTTGACCGGATGGATGACCCGAGCGCCTGACAATCTCAAGGCATTTGGACGTGAACTCATCGACAAGGATAATCTGGACGAGCTGGGCATCATTGCTGCCAGCACGGCGGTGCTGATTCGCTACGATGAAGATATCTTGTTGGCCTCCCAGCGCCTGGGACGTAAGGCCGGTTTGATTTCTGATACCAAAACCGGACGTGAGATTAGCTATGTGTTTAAAACCGATGTGAAGGGGATTGATCTTCCCATTTATTACCCTGCCAATACCAATTCAGCGCTGTACTACATTGGTGATGGTTATACCCAGCTGGCGATTTCCACCGGCATGGTAAGCTACGGACTGTGGGCGAATGACGTGCGTGCGCTGAGTACGGTGAGCCAAAACGTCGAAAGTCTGTTTCTAACGGGCATTGTGGTGCAGATCCTCAAGCGTTCCACTGGCAGGGAGGCGCCGTTCGTGCGCGATGGTGAGGGTGGCAAGTGGCGATTCTTCCCCAGCATGGATGAATACAATTACAACACCCCCAACTATGACGCCTTCCCCTCAGGTCACGTAGCCACGGTGGTGGCGAGTACCGAAGTGTTTGCCGCGAATTATCCCGAGTACGGCTTGATTCGCCCCACGGGCTACATTCTGTCGGGTTTGTTGGCGTTCGGCATGCTCAACAATGGTGTGCATTGGGCGGGCGATTATCCGGTGGGGATAGCGATTGGTTACACGTCGGCAAAAATTGTTACCTCGCGCACCATCAAGCGCAAAAAACGCATCAAGTCAGAGAATCTGAATTCCAACGTGCCCAGTTGGCATGTGATGCCGGCGGTGTTGGACGACTCGCCGGGGGTGGCACTGCACTACGTGTTCTAG
- a CDS encoding anhydro-N-acetylmuramic acid kinase, whose translation MSNTGKIYVGLMSGTSLDGVDVTIVDFSSSRPQLLFGHTYPWQGELQQQVTDLCTPGNNEIQRLGELDVRLGQHFAACVNQALRDGKIDPRTVRAIGSHGQTVRHQPIGATRFTLQMGDPNTLAYLTGITTVADFRRADMAAGGQGAPLVPAFHRQVLHDPHTNRVALNIGGIANITLLPADPQQPVVGFDTGPGNGLLNSWIKLHQQKNYDADGRWAASGMVQPQLLQRFLADNYFHAPAPKSTGREHFNLAWIQQQLRACDTEFAPQDVQATLAQLTAQSIELHIRQAMPDCDEILVCGGGWHNRDLIRRLQQLTPARVVSTASAGIDPDFMEGMCFAWLAKQRMELQTGSLREVTGATRASILGGVYAPPPT comes from the coding sequence ATGAGCAACACTGGCAAGATTTATGTCGGCCTCATGTCAGGCACCAGCCTGGATGGGGTCGACGTCACCATCGTCGACTTTTCCTCTTCGCGTCCTCAGTTGTTGTTCGGCCACACCTACCCATGGCAAGGCGAGCTGCAACAGCAAGTTACCGACCTGTGCACTCCAGGCAACAATGAAATTCAACGACTGGGCGAACTGGATGTGCGTCTGGGCCAGCATTTTGCCGCCTGCGTCAATCAGGCGTTGCGGGATGGCAAAATCGATCCTCGCACCGTGCGCGCCATTGGCAGCCACGGCCAGACCGTGCGCCACCAGCCCATCGGCGCTACCCGCTTCACCCTGCAGATGGGCGACCCCAATACCCTGGCCTACCTGACGGGCATCACCACCGTCGCCGACTTCCGCCGCGCCGATATGGCCGCCGGTGGACAGGGTGCACCGCTGGTGCCTGCCTTTCACCGTCAGGTGCTGCATGACCCGCACACCAATCGAGTTGCGCTCAACATTGGCGGCATTGCCAATATCACGCTGTTACCGGCAGACCCACAGCAGCCCGTAGTGGGCTTTGACACCGGACCGGGCAATGGCTTGCTCAACAGCTGGATAAAGCTTCATCAGCAGAAAAATTACGATGCCGATGGCCGCTGGGCCGCCAGCGGCATGGTTCAGCCACAATTGCTGCAACGGTTCCTTGCCGATAACTACTTTCACGCCCCCGCCCCCAAGAGCACCGGGCGCGAGCATTTCAACCTGGCCTGGATTCAGCAACAACTTCGCGCCTGCGATACAGAATTCGCGCCTCAGGATGTCCAGGCCACCCTGGCGCAACTGACCGCACAAAGCATTGAGCTGCACATTCGCCAGGCCATGCCCGACTGCGATGAAATTCTGGTCTGTGGCGGCGGCTGGCATAACCGCGATTTGATCCGGCGCTTGCAGCAGCTAACGCCCGCCAGGGTGGTCAGCACCGCCTCGGCCGGGATTGATCCGGATTTTATGGAAGGAATGTGTTTCGCCTGGCTGGCCAAACAGCGCATGGAGCTGCAGACCGGCAGTTTGCGGGAAGTCACTGGAGCCACTCGGGCTAGCATTCTGGGCGGCGTCTACGCGCCGCCACCGACCTAG
- a CDS encoding peptidoglycan DD-metalloendopeptidase family protein, with product MKRVPELNQTNDTAHSPKSRVKPGHAFAAVIVTVSALAFFGLSATTESAVSPSLSGDDRYQVSLSLPHDLDQANSQLPAADQEHQWQTFVVKNGDTLASIFDRAGVSATQLSAMLSQDKKIKSSLTRLNPGQELKLRTNENGDLQELVFKQNETDSIIAKREGEMFLFDHDQRQYQRRATYARGVINSSLFEAGRESGLSDSLTMDLAHIFGWDIDFALDIRSGDRFVVVFEELFLDGKRVGDGNILAAEFVNQGQTYQAVRYVDPEGNANYYTPDGKSMRKAFLRTPLDIGRVSSRFGMRHHPILNTVRAHKGVDYAAPVGTPVKSSGDGKVVFRGIKGGYGKVIVIDHGNGYTTLYGHLNSYSRKLRDGYRVKQGETIGFVGSTGRATGPHLHYEFRVGGVHRNPLTVSLPQAKPVAQKYRIDFELATRSWIAQLALANNINLAQLSSD from the coding sequence ATGAAACGAGTACCCGAATTGAATCAAACCAATGACACTGCCCACTCCCCAAAAAGCAGGGTAAAACCAGGTCATGCGTTCGCAGCAGTCATCGTTACCGTTTCCGCGCTCGCGTTTTTCGGTTTAAGCGCCACCACCGAAAGCGCCGTATCGCCCAGCCTGTCAGGCGATGATCGTTACCAAGTCAGCTTGTCACTGCCCCATGATCTTGATCAGGCCAACAGCCAGCTACCTGCTGCCGACCAGGAACACCAGTGGCAAACGTTTGTGGTGAAAAATGGCGATACCCTGGCCAGCATTTTTGATCGTGCCGGCGTTAGCGCTACCCAGCTCAGCGCCATGTTGTCACAAGACAAAAAAATTAAATCCTCACTGACCCGTCTAAATCCAGGTCAGGAGCTAAAGCTGCGCACCAATGAAAACGGTGACCTGCAGGAATTGGTGTTCAAACAAAACGAAACTGACTCGATTATCGCCAAGCGCGAAGGCGAGATGTTTCTGTTCGACCACGACCAGCGTCAGTATCAGCGCCGCGCTACTTACGCCCGTGGCGTGATCAATTCATCCCTGTTCGAAGCCGGCAGAGAATCCGGCCTGTCCGACAGCCTGACCATGGACTTGGCCCACATTTTCGGTTGGGACATCGACTTTGCGTTGGATATTCGTAGCGGCGACCGCTTTGTGGTCGTGTTTGAAGAACTGTTCCTCGACGGCAAACGCGTCGGTGACGGCAACATTCTCGCCGCCGAGTTCGTCAATCAGGGCCAAACCTATCAGGCCGTGCGCTATGTAGACCCTGAAGGCAATGCCAATTACTACACCCCCGATGGCAAGAGCATGCGCAAAGCCTTCCTGCGGACTCCGCTGGACATCGGTCGCGTCAGCTCTCGCTTTGGCATGCGTCACCATCCTATTTTGAACACCGTTCGCGCTCACAAGGGCGTGGATTACGCGGCCCCCGTGGGCACCCCGGTCAAGTCATCTGGTGATGGCAAAGTCGTCTTCCGCGGCATCAAGGGCGGTTACGGCAAAGTTATCGTTATTGATCACGGCAACGGCTACACCACACTGTATGGCCACCTGAATTCCTACTCACGCAAACTGCGCGATGGCTACCGCGTTAAACAAGGCGAGACCATCGGTTTCGTAGGCAGCACCGGTCGCGCCACCGGACCGCATCTGCACTATGAATTCCGTGTAGGTGGCGTTCATCGCAACCCGCTGACCGTCAGCCTGCCACAAGCCAAGCCAGTTGCTCAAAAATATCGTATCGATTTTGAACTGGCTACCCGCTCCTGGATTGCTCAGCTGGCTCTGGCCAACAACATCAACCTGGCTCAGTTGTCATCGGATTAA
- a CDS encoding diguanylate cyclase — protein sequence MNTPFDLSQHPLLSSIVDNLNVGLVVLDRKARVVLWNKFMQSYSGVSADTIAGQELFNFFPEIPKQWLLQKLHNVFILKNYSFTNWEERPYLFKFSHTRPITTKLEYMRQNCTFMPLKNAQGRTDFVCIAIFDVTRTSVHQETLLQSIHNLEETSHRDALTHTFNRRHLEDMLVRETSRSKRHQSPLSLIMLDLDHFKAINDQYGHLAGDTALVACTRQMQTQLRTSDVFARYGGEEFAIILPNTDLAGAEQLAQRLQQSLHTLQIEHPPHSFQLTASFGVSQFDSASMHSHDLIDQADQALYSAKTQGRNRICCHPCDLSAAEIQSEDDLVLSQREAPLGRLTLVHSSKTVEPETQLLQAVNQTTAFVPIAIPFMPEETDLPLAVPTPETDIELPEPDLPIAIEMVETKTSSLPDNNFSQTDEQTPELESNSDHVPQALVTFVTIGYK from the coding sequence ATGAACACCCCGTTCGACCTCAGCCAGCATCCGCTGCTCAGCAGTATTGTCGACAATCTCAATGTCGGACTGGTGGTGCTCGACCGCAAGGCCCGGGTCGTGCTGTGGAATAAATTCATGCAAAGCTACAGTGGTGTCAGTGCCGACACCATCGCTGGCCAGGAATTGTTCAATTTTTTTCCCGAAATACCCAAGCAGTGGCTATTACAAAAACTGCACAATGTCTTCATTCTGAAAAACTACAGCTTCACCAACTGGGAAGAACGCCCGTATTTGTTCAAGTTCAGTCACACCCGCCCCATCACCACCAAACTCGAGTATATGCGACAGAACTGCACCTTTATGCCGCTGAAAAATGCCCAGGGCCGCACCGACTTCGTGTGCATCGCCATCTTTGATGTAACCCGGACCAGCGTACATCAGGAAACCCTGCTGCAGTCCATCCATAATCTGGAGGAAACCAGTCACCGCGACGCACTGACTCACACCTTTAACCGTCGCCATCTGGAAGACATGCTGGTACGCGAAACCAGCCGCAGCAAACGCCATCAGTCACCGTTGTCACTGATCATGCTGGACCTTGATCACTTCAAGGCCATCAACGATCAATACGGCCATCTGGCCGGCGACACCGCACTGGTCGCCTGCACCCGACAAATGCAAACACAATTGCGCACCTCGGATGTTTTTGCCCGCTACGGCGGCGAAGAGTTCGCCATCATTCTGCCCAATACCGATCTGGCCGGCGCAGAGCAGTTGGCCCAGCGATTACAGCAATCGCTGCACACCCTGCAGATTGAGCATCCGCCACACAGTTTCCAGCTAACGGCCAGTTTTGGTGTCAGTCAGTTCGACTCGGCCAGCATGCACAGCCACGACTTAATCGACCAGGCAGACCAGGCTCTGTATTCAGCCAAAACCCAGGGACGCAACCGCATCTGCTGCCATCCTTGCGACCTGTCCGCCGCCGAAATCCAGAGCGAGGATGACCTGGTTCTCTCCCAGCGTGAGGCACCCCTCGGCCGCCTCACGCTGGTGCACTCGAGCAAAACCGTCGAACCGGAAACGCAGCTGCTACAAGCCGTCAACCAAACGACCGCTTTCGTCCCTATCGCCATCCCTTTCATGCCCGAGGAAACCGATTTGCCATTGGCAGTTCCAACACCAGAAACCGATATTGAGCTGCCAGAACCAGATCTCCCGATAGCCATCGAGATGGTTGAGACAAAAACTTCGTCGCTGCCCGACAATAATTTTTCCCAGACCGATGAACAAACACCAGAACTTGAGTCTAATAGTGACCACGTACCTCAAGCGCTTGTGACTTTTGTCACAATCGGGTACAAATAG
- a CDS encoding response regulator, translating into MATKVLVVDDSVLSRKMLIQSLPADWEVDITEASDGKEAVELYKKLAPEVIFLDLTMPVMNGFEALEAMNQLGLEADVIVVSADIQPVAEKRVRELGAIAFIKKPVSTPKLVSILIDYGYL; encoded by the coding sequence ATGGCGACCAAGGTTTTAGTCGTGGACGACTCGGTGTTATCCCGAAAAATGTTGATCCAATCACTGCCCGCCGACTGGGAAGTGGACATTACCGAAGCCTCAGACGGCAAAGAGGCGGTCGAGCTATATAAAAAGCTGGCGCCCGAGGTCATTTTCCTCGACCTGACCATGCCAGTCATGAACGGTTTTGAAGCCCTGGAAGCCATGAACCAACTGGGACTGGAAGCCGACGTTATTGTCGTCAGCGCCGACATTCAACCCGTAGCGGAAAAGCGCGTGCGCGAACTGGGCGCCATTGCGTTCATCAAAAAACCCGTATCCACCCCCAAGCTGGTCTCCATCCTTATTGACTACGGTTATCTATGA